The following is a genomic window from Streptomyces chrestomyceticus JCM 4735.
TTCGCGGTGGGGTCGGGACAGACCTCCATCGTGCTGACGCTGGGCGGTTTCGTCGCGGGCTCGACCCTGGCCGCCTGGCAGTTCGACCTGTGGCGGAACCTGCCCGCGTTCGAGCCCGTCGTGTTCGCCGACCACATCGGCTGGTTCGGCTCGTGGGCCGTCACGATCCTGGCGCTGGCCGCCGTAGTGGCCGTCAGCCGGGCGGTCCAGGCGCGCCGCAACCCGCCGCCGACCGGCCCGGTGCCGTCGGCGAGGACCCGGGCCGCCCGTGTGCTGCGCGGCTCGTGGCCGCTGGCCGCAGGCGCGGTGGTGCTGGCGGTGCTGGGCGCCGGCGTGCTCCTGGTGTCCGGCGGTGCGTGGGGTGTGACCAGCGCGTTCAGCCTGTGGGGCGCCAAGCTGGTGAGTGCGTTCGGCGGGCATCCGGAGACCTGGTCGTACTGGCAGAAGCCCGCGAACGCGCACGCGCTGTCCGGCCCCGTACTGGCCGACAAGACCAGCCTCACCGACATCGGCATCATGATCGGCGCGGCGGTCGCGGCCGCGCTGGGCGGCACCTGGGCCCTGCACCGGGGCACCCCGTGGCGCACGGCGGTCGCGGCGGTCGCGGGCGGCGTCCTGATGGGCATCGGCGCCCGGCTGGCCGGCGGCTGCAACATCGGCGCCTACCTCGCCGGCATCGCCTCGGGCAGCCTGCACGGCTGGATCTGGGGCGCGACGGCACTGCTCGGCACTTGGGCGGGCCTGAAGCTGCGGCCTGTGTTCCGGCTGGCCAACCCGAAGCCCGGTGACGGTGTCTGCTGACAGATGACGGCGTCTGACAGGTGTCGCCGCAGCGCAACCGACGACCGTCGACCGGCCCGGTAGCCGGTGGTCGAGAGCCGCTGATCCCCGCCCCCCGACCACTGGCCGCCGTATCCACCACCGACTGGACCATTGGTACAGTCATCGGACCCCGCACCGCCCCCCCGAGGAGGCCGTTGGCCCATGGCCGTGGACACGCTCGACGCGAAGATCCTGCGGCTGCTGCTGGAGCAGCCGCGCACCAGCGTGCGGGAGTACGCCCGTATCCTCGGCATCGCCCGGGGCACCGTCCAGGCGCGGCTGGACCGGCTGGAGCGGGACGGGGTGATCACCGCGTACGGGCCCCGCCTCTCGCCCGCCGCGCTCGGCCATCCCGTACTCGCCTTCGTGCACATCGAGGTCACCCAGGGGCACCTGGAGGACGTCGCCGAAGAGCTGGCCGAGGTGCCGGAGATCATCGAGGCGTTCTCCACGACCGGCGGCGGGGACCTGATCACCCGGGTCGTGGCGCGGGACGCGGCGCACCTGGAAGACGTGATCCAGCGGCTGATCAAGATGTCGGGCGTGGTCCGTACACGGACCGAGGTGGCCCTGCGGGAACGGGTGGCGCACCGGATGCTGCCGCTGGTCGAAGCGGTGGGCGGGGCCACCGGGCCGCACTGACATCCGCCTTGGCATGCTGGCCCCATGAGCCTTTCCGCCGGTGCCACCCCGCCCGCCACTTCCCCCGCGCCCGTCATCTTCGACCTGGACGGCACGCTCGTGGACAGCGAGCCGAACTACTACGAGGCGGGACGCAGGGTCCTCGCCCAGTACGGCGTCAACGGCTTCACCTGGGAACACCACACCCGCTTCATCGGCATCGGCACCCGCGAAACCCTGGAGGCGCTCAAGCGGGAGTACGGCATCGACGCGCCCGTCGACGAGCTGCTGGCCGGCAAGAACCGCGCCTACCTCGAACTGGCACGGGCGCACACCGAGGTCTTTCCCGAGATGCGGACGTTCGTGGAGCGGCTGCACACGGCCGGGCACCCGCTGGCGGTGGCCTCCGGCTCCTCGCGGTCCGCGATCGAGACGGTGCTCGCGGCCACCGGCCTGGACGCGTGGCTGACGGTCCTCGTCTCCGCCGAAGAGGTCCCGCAGGGCAAGCCCGCGCCCGACGTGTTCCTGGAGGCGGCGCGACGGCTGGGCGTAGCGCCGGAGACCTGCGTGGTGCTGGAGGACGCGCCGCCCGGCGCGGAGGCGGCACGGCGGGCGGGGATGCGGTGCGTGGCGGTCCCGTACGTACCGGAGACCGCGACGGACCCGGCGTTCGGCAGTGCCGGGCTGTTCCTGCCGGGCGGGCAGAAGGAATTCACGGCGGAGGCCGCGTACCGGTGGATCACGAAGGACGGGAACAGGGACCGGCGGGACCGCTAGGCCGAGAACGGGACCGGCAGGACCGCTAGACCGGGCACGGGGCCGGCGGGACGCCAGCCACACGGAGCGTGCGTGCGCCCGTACGCTCGCGCGCTCCGCCACATGCAGCAGTGCCGCGCTTCTCGCGGGCGGGAGAACCGATCCCGCTCCCGTGGACGACAACTCTCCGGCAGACGACGGCAACCTTTCCCGCACCGGCGGCAACTGAGGGGCTGACAGAGTGTCCCCGACCGAGAGAGCCCGCCCGTGGTCAGCCCTTTCCCCCGTATCGGTCACCGGCCGCAACCGCCGCAGCCCGGAGGACCGGCATGACCTCGTCCGCCGCCCCGCCGAGAAGCGTGGGCGCCGCCCCCGGCACCGATGACGCGTCGGCGGAGTTCCACGCCTTCTTCGAGCGGCATCACGCCGAACTGGCCCGCCTGGCCCATCTGCTCACCGGTGAGACGGACGCCGCCGACGACCTGGCGGCGGACGCGCTGCTCGCGCTGTGGCACCGATGGGACCGTGTGCGCGACGCGGACCACCCGGTGGCCTACGCCCGGGGCGTGGTGGCCAACATGGCCCGCGGCCGTATCCGCAGCACCGTGCGCGAGCGGCGCCGGGTCGCCCTGTTCTGGTCCCAGCGCTCCGAGGGGTCGGACGGCCCCGACGTGGCGGCCGTGGTGGACGTCCGACAGGCGCTGGAGCGGCTGCCGTTCCGCAAGCGCGCGTGCGTCGTGCTGCGGCACGCGTTCGACCTGTCGGAACGGGACACCGCTCTGGCCCTGGGCATATCGGTCGGTACGGTCAAGAGCCAGACCTCCCGGGGCATGACGGAACTCCAGCGACATCTGGGCGCCGGGGCCGTGGACGGCCTCGCGGGGAGGAGGAAGTGATGGCGGACGACGACGTGCGCGCGCAGTTGCGTGGCGCGGCGCAGGCCCACCGCCCCGACCGCGCCCGGATGCTCGCGCGGGTGGAACGCGGCATGGCGGACTCCACCGGGAGCGGTACGGAGCCACGCCGCCGGGCCGCCTCGTCCCGGCCGTGGCCGCGGGTCGCCCTCGCGGCTGCCGCGACGGTGGGGGCACTCGTCGCCGGGGGGTACGCGGTGGCGACGGTCGTGCAGCCCTCCGGCCCGGGAAAGGTGACGACGGGCCCGGTCGGTCCCGCCGGGCCGGGAACGGACCGGCCGGCCTCCCCCGCGCCTCCGCTCCGTACCGAGGACGGCCCGCTGTGGTCGGACGGCTCGGTCGACCCGCACAGCAACGCCTACTGGGCGCAGAGCAACGTCACCCTCCGCACGAAGCGGCCGCTGACCACGCTGACCCTGGAGCTGCGGATCGCGCAGACCGGCGGCGTGTCGGACACCGGCCACTGGGCCACCCTGCCTCCGGCCGACTTCACGGTGTCCGTGGACGAGCACGACGGCGCGCTGGTCTACCGCTGGACCCTGAAGCCGGGCCGGACCGTGCCCGCCGGACGGCACGTCTTCGCGGGCCAGTACAACCACGCGGAAGGCGGCCGCGACGCCAGTGACGACGCGTACACGGCAACAGCCCAGACCACGGACGGGGCGCCGGACGGCGAACTGCGCGTACAGGGGGCCTTCTGAGGGGACGTGCGGAAGCCGCGACGTGCCCGCGCGTCACTTCTTCGCACGGCTCGGCTGCACCCGCTTCGGTTCGCCCTTCATCTTCGGGTGTTCCGGCGGGTACGGGAGGTCCCCGAGCCCGTGCTCGCGCTCATCGCGGTCGGCGAGTTCGAGCGCGGCCTCCAGACGGCAGGGGTGCCGGTCCATGGCGGCGTGCAGATCGCCCAGTTCGGCGAAGCGGGCCGGCATGGTGACGAGGTCGAAGTCCTCCGGCACGGCGTCGTCCAGCTCTTCCCAGCGCAAGGGCGCGGAGACCGGCGCGTGCGGGAAGGGCCGTACGGAGTAGGCGCTGGCGATGGTGCGGTCCCGTGCGGTCTGGTTGTAGTCCACGAAGATCTTGGCGCCGCGCTCCTCCTTCCACCAGGAAGTGGTGATCCGCCCGGGATCGCGCCGCTCCAGCTCCCGGGCCACCGCGATCGCCGAGCGCCGGACCTGGGTGAAGGTCCAGTCGGGCGCGATGGGCACGAAGACGTGCAGGCCGCGCCCGCCGGAGGTCTTGGGCCAGCCGGTGAGGCCGAGGCCGCCGAGGACGTCGCGCAGGGCGAGGGCGGCCCGTACCGCGTCCGCGTACCCGGTGCCCGGCTGCGGGTCCAGGTCGATGCGCAGCTCGTCCGGGTGCTCGGTGTCGCTCCGGCGGACCGGCCAGGGGTGAAAGGTCAGACAGCCCAGGTTGGCCGCCCACAGGACGGCGGCGGGCTCGGTGGGGCAGATCTCGTCGGCGTACCGGCCGCTGGGGAAGGAGATCCGGCCGGTGGGGATCCAGTCGGGGAGGTTCTTCGGCGCACGCTTCTGAAAAAACGATTCGCCTTCCACCCCGTCGGGGTAGCGCTGCAACGTGGTGGGCCGGTCCTTGAGAGCGCGCAGGATGCCCTCACCCACGCTCCGGTAGTAGCGGACGACATCGGCCTTGGTGAAGCCGCGCTGCGGAAAGTAGACCTTGTCCGGGTGCGACACCCGGACCGTCCGTCCCCCCACGTCCAGCTCCAGCGACTCTGCCATGCACCCAAACTAGGCCCTGTCGTCATATTCCCGCCTGCTGGGCGGAACGGCAGGAATGTGACGACAGAGCCTAGGCCGTACGGGCACCCACCGCCCGTCGGCGGGCGCGTACCGCCGTCCGGCCGCGCGCCCCGCCGCACAATCGCCGCATGGATCTTCCCGTGATGCCCCCGGTGGAGCCGATGCTGGCCAAGGCCGCCCCGGACATCCCGCCCGGCATACAGTACGAGGCCAAGTGGGACGGCTTCCGGGCCATCGTCTTCCGCGACGGTGCCGAGATCGAGCTGGGCAGCCGTTCGGGCAAGCCCCTCACCCGCTACTTCCCCGAGCTGGTGGAGGCCCTGCGCACCGAGCTGCCGCCGCGCTGCGTGCTGGACGGTGAGATCGTCATCGCCCGGGAAGGGCGGCTGGACTTCGACGCCCTGCTGGAGCGCATCCACCCCGCCGACTCCCGGGTACGCCACCTGGCCGAGGTGACTCCGGCGTCCTTCGTCGCGTTCGACCTGCTGGCGCTGGGCGACGAGTCGCTGATGTCCGTACCGCAGCGGGACCGGCGGGACGCCCTGGAGACGGCGCTGCGCGAGGCCGCCGACCCGGTGTTCACCGCGCCCGTCACCGACGACCTCGACGTGGCCCGCGCCTGGTTCGAGCAGTACGAGGGTGCCGGGCTGGACGGGATCGTCGCGAAGCCGCCCGAGATGCCGTACCGGCCGGGCCGACGGGTGATGGTCAAGACGAAGCACGAGCGGACCGCCGACTGTGTCGTGGCGGGCCTGCGACCGCACAAGAGCGGCCCGGTCGTGGGGTCCCTGCTGCTGGGCCTGTACGACGCGGCCGGCCGCCTCCAGCACGTCGGCGTGTGCGCCTCCTTCCCGATGCGCCGGCGCCAGGAGCTTATGGAGGAGCTGGCACCGCTGCGCATGGAGACCGTCGCCGGCCATCCGTGGGAGGAGTGGACCAGCGAGGAGGCGCAGGCGGCGGGCCGGCTGCCCGGCGGCCCCAGCCGGTGGACGGGCAAGAAGGACCTGTCCTGGGTGCCGCTCCGTCCCGAACGCGTACTGGAGGTCGCCTACGACCACATGCAGGGTGACCGGTTCCGGCACACCGCCCAGTTCCGGCGCTGGCGCCCCGACCGCGAACCGGCGTCGTGCACGTACGCACAACTGGAGGAGCCGGTCCGCTACAACCTCTCCGAGGTCCTCGGGGCATGACACCCGGCACCACGCCCGTTCCGTCCGCCCGTCCACCATGGGCGTCGCCGAACGACCGTGCAGCGGCAACGGTGTTGAGCTTCGAGCAATACCTCGCGAACTCCGCCGACTACTCCTCTCCGTAATCATTGGCCGCTACATAGGCACAGACTCCGTCCACCGCATAAACACGGACATTGCCCACTCCCGTTACGGCGGATTCGCCATGGGCGACGCCCTGCAGATCGACAAGGAGGACGCATAGTTGACGGCATAGTTATAAGAGCCACGGCAAACCTTCTCCCTCGCCGCCACGGCCATACGCGCTGGTCCCAGCCCCGCCGCCCCCACCGACCCGGCCCGGCCGTGAATTTGTGCGCGCCCGTACCATTTCCAGGATCGCGATCGTCACAACCCCGCCACAAACACCGGTCCCCCACCCGCAACCGCCACCGGACAATTCCCGGTCATGGGATGCTGAAGCGTCGGCAGTTCACGGCAGAGACGGGAGAGTACGGCAGCGTGGGGGCAGTGATACGACGGAGCCTGACCGGCGTGTGGGACCGATTCGCGGCGTCCGACCCGGGACTGCTGCGGCTGATGGCGGGACTGCGGACGGTGGCGGCCATCGCGCTCACCCTGGTCGTCCTCGCCGTCCTCGGCACCGATGTCACCCACCTGGTCGCGGGCGCCATGACGGCGATGGTCGCCACCTTCGCCATCAAGGAGAAGCAGGTACGCGGCCAGGCGGTCACCCTGGCGCTCGGCCTGCCGACGGCGCTCGCCGCGGTCTCCCTCGGCGCGCTGCTGCACAGCCAGGTGATCGCGGGCGACGCCTTCTTCGTCGCCCTCATCTTCGGCGCCGTCTACTGCCGCCGCTTCGGCGACCGCGGCACCGCCCTGGGCCTGATCGGCTTCCAGACCTACTTCGTCTCCCTGTTCGTCGGCGTCACCGCGTCCGCCCTGCCCCACCTGGCCCTGACCCTCGTCATCGCCTTCGCGTGCAGCGCCGTCGTCCGCTTCACCGTCGTACCGGAGACGCCGCAGCGCATCCTGCGGTGGCTGCGCGGCGCCTTCCGGGCCCGGGTCGCCCAGTTGGTGGCCACCCACATCGAACTCCTCGACGCCCGCCCCGACCAGTTGGACAAGGTCCTCGACGACCTGCGGCGGCACACCGCCCGGCTGCACGAGTCGGCCCTGATGATCCAGGGCCGCCTGGAGGACGGCACCCGCGACCAGGCCACCGCCTCACTGCTCCAGCGCCGCATCGCCGACGCCGAGATCGCCACCGAACGGCTGGGCGTCCTGCTGCTCAACGCGCGCACCGCCGAGCGCGCCGACACCCTCACCCTGCACTTGCCCCAGGCCCCGCTGCCCACCGCGGCGAAGAACGAGATGCCGGCCGAGGACGCCGCGACCGTCACACTGCGCCGCGACCTGAACGCCCTGCACATGCTGGTGTCCCGGGGCGCGTCCGACCAGCCGGGCACGGCCGTCGCCCACGTACGCAACCGGCTGCTCGG
Proteins encoded in this region:
- a CDS encoding YeeE/YedE family protein, whose protein sequence is MTTAPPDPLVGTPRPAAALLTPSPTSHPRPAAPAAPPVRRLPLAVGLLIAVALSGYVFASYGAKPGVLLLLGLGLGVALFHSRFGFTSAWRQLVAVGNGAGLRAHALLLGTTATLFALVIGTSTGLFGSAPEPSGGPLGVGLLLGSFVFAVGMQLGGACASGTLFAVGSGQTSIVLTLGGFVAGSTLAAWQFDLWRNLPAFEPVVFADHIGWFGSWAVTILALAAVVAVSRAVQARRNPPPTGPVPSARTRAARVLRGSWPLAAGAVVLAVLGAGVLLVSGGAWGVTSAFSLWGAKLVSAFGGHPETWSYWQKPANAHALSGPVLADKTSLTDIGIMIGAAVAAALGGTWALHRGTPWRTAVAAVAGGVLMGIGARLAGGCNIGAYLAGIASGSLHGWIWGATALLGTWAGLKLRPVFRLANPKPGDGVC
- a CDS encoding Lrp/AsnC family transcriptional regulator, whose protein sequence is MAVDTLDAKILRLLLEQPRTSVREYARILGIARGTVQARLDRLERDGVITAYGPRLSPAALGHPVLAFVHIEVTQGHLEDVAEELAEVPEIIEAFSTTGGGDLITRVVARDAAHLEDVIQRLIKMSGVVRTRTEVALRERVAHRMLPLVEAVGGATGPH
- a CDS encoding HAD family hydrolase; protein product: MSLSAGATPPATSPAPVIFDLDGTLVDSEPNYYEAGRRVLAQYGVNGFTWEHHTRFIGIGTRETLEALKREYGIDAPVDELLAGKNRAYLELARAHTEVFPEMRTFVERLHTAGHPLAVASGSSRSAIETVLAATGLDAWLTVLVSAEEVPQGKPAPDVFLEAARRLGVAPETCVVLEDAPPGAEAARRAGMRCVAVPYVPETATDPAFGSAGLFLPGGQKEFTAEAAYRWITKDGNRDRRDR
- a CDS encoding SigE family RNA polymerase sigma factor, producing MTSSAAPPRSVGAAPGTDDASAEFHAFFERHHAELARLAHLLTGETDAADDLAADALLALWHRWDRVRDADHPVAYARGVVANMARGRIRSTVRERRRVALFWSQRSEGSDGPDVAAVVDVRQALERLPFRKRACVVLRHAFDLSERDTALALGISVGTVKSQTSRGMTELQRHLGAGAVDGLAGRRK
- the ligD gene encoding non-homologous end-joining DNA ligase, with amino-acid sequence MAESLELDVGGRTVRVSHPDKVYFPQRGFTKADVVRYYRSVGEGILRALKDRPTTLQRYPDGVEGESFFQKRAPKNLPDWIPTGRISFPSGRYADEICPTEPAAVLWAANLGCLTFHPWPVRRSDTEHPDELRIDLDPQPGTGYADAVRAALALRDVLGGLGLTGWPKTSGGRGLHVFVPIAPDWTFTQVRRSAIAVARELERRDPGRITTSWWKEERGAKIFVDYNQTARDRTIASAYSVRPFPHAPVSAPLRWEELDDAVPEDFDLVTMPARFAELGDLHAAMDRHPCRLEAALELADRDEREHGLGDLPYPPEHPKMKGEPKRVQPSRAKK
- a CDS encoding ATP-dependent DNA ligase yields the protein MDLPVMPPVEPMLAKAAPDIPPGIQYEAKWDGFRAIVFRDGAEIELGSRSGKPLTRYFPELVEALRTELPPRCVLDGEIVIAREGRLDFDALLERIHPADSRVRHLAEVTPASFVAFDLLALGDESLMSVPQRDRRDALETALREAADPVFTAPVTDDLDVARAWFEQYEGAGLDGIVAKPPEMPYRPGRRVMVKTKHERTADCVVAGLRPHKSGPVVGSLLLGLYDAAGRLQHVGVCASFPMRRRQELMEELAPLRMETVAGHPWEEWTSEEAQAAGRLPGGPSRWTGKKDLSWVPLRPERVLEVAYDHMQGDRFRHTAQFRRWRPDREPASCTYAQLEEPVRYNLSEVLGA